From a region of the Solanum stenotomum isolate F172 chromosome 2, ASM1918654v1, whole genome shotgun sequence genome:
- the LOC125855886 gene encoding uncharacterized protein LOC125855886, with translation MTPIQRSIEFATKFPDIITDKTQLQRFLGSLNYISPFYKNLSRDLAPLYDRLKKDHKKPWTNSLTDLVKTIKERVQSLPCLTFANSAWPKIVETDASNMGYGGILKQINPHDKNEYLIRFHSGKWSDAQKKYATAVPLNRDLHERILRRIIDGMVMDIVANYMIEQELYERFYCSEVYDLLDD, from the exons atgactcctATTCAGCGATCTATTGAATTCGCAACAAAATTTcctgatattattacagataAGACGCAATTGCAGCGATTTCTgggaagtttaaattatatttccccATTCTACAAAAATTTGTCTCGAGATTTAGCTCCGTTATACGACAGGCTAAAAAAAGATCATAAGAAGCCTTGGACTAATAGTCTcacagatcttgtaaagactattaaagaaagagttcAATCTTTGCCTTGTTTAACCTTTGCTAATTCTGCTTGGCCAAAGATCGTTGAGACAGATGCGTCCAATATGGGTTATGGTGGAATATTAAAACAGATTAACccgcatgataaaaatgaatacctTATTCGGtttcattcaggaaaatggagtgatgctcagaaaaaatatgcaacG GCAGTTCCTCTTAATAGAGATTTACATGAACGTATTTTAAGGAGAATTATAGACGGAATGGTGATGGATATCGTcgctaattacatgattgaacaagaactttatgaaagattttattgttctGAAGTTTATGACCTTTTAgatgattaa